Proteins encoded within one genomic window of Methanothrix harundinacea 6Ac:
- a CDS encoding FG-GAP-like repeat-containing protein, whose translation MILALSAALIDPASSQTEEFESLEFGFSAEYPRELDINLLPQDVTSGVEDPVVEFSASGVMTILVGASEKRGLSLERFSSRAESGYQESSENFEVMKSAAGDLNGVRSLEKEYLLEDESTSIIMRDVFLNGEDLIYHISCRAEQSAFRRANLLYFDSFIGSFRLLTIDEGVTGEWIQTSSPVWSSPALADIDGDGELEIVVGTNEGRLYVFNRDGSKVTGFPKRAEDYIRSSPAVEDLDGDGLLDIVVGSDDGRLYAWNGRGEELSGFPRLTSNSVWSSPAIGDLDGDSGLEVVVGSTDRGIYAFNGDGSPVCGYPLITSNSVWSSPAIGDLDGDGLLDSVIGSSKMGTDILAIFLGLYTGQVYAVDGLGSLLPGYPVDLSSPSLTDLSGSAIGYSSPILADLDGDGSLEIVIGASDGLYALTRVGEDYRGFPRKTTGSLQDSFIAAGDVDGDGEVEIVGGATDGRLYLWRSDGSDHPGFPIQTGGYVKNIALADIDGDGQQEIIGGSLDNRVHAWRLDGTEVDGFPKVTLGNVDTTPAIADLEGDGVLDMVAGSDDGRIYIWEISGAFGDHEWPMVRQNLRHTGTLLLQ comes from the coding sequence TTGATCCTGGCCCTCTCCGCGGCCCTGATCGACCCGGCGAGCTCCCAGACTGAGGAGTTCGAAAGCCTGGAGTTCGGCTTCTCGGCAGAGTACCCGAGGGAGCTGGATATCAACCTCCTCCCTCAGGACGTTACCTCAGGGGTTGAGGACCCCGTCGTCGAGTTCTCCGCCTCCGGCGTGATGACGATCCTGGTGGGGGCCTCAGAGAAGAGGGGCCTCTCTCTGGAGAGGTTCTCCTCCCGGGCGGAATCGGGCTACCAAGAGTCGAGCGAAAACTTTGAGGTGATGAAGTCCGCCGCCGGAGATCTAAACGGCGTCAGGTCCCTGGAGAAGGAGTACCTCCTGGAGGACGAATCTACCTCCATCATCATGAGAGACGTGTTTCTGAACGGCGAAGACCTGATCTACCACATCTCCTGCAGGGCGGAGCAGTCGGCTTTCAGGAGGGCCAACCTCCTCTACTTCGACAGCTTCATAGGCTCCTTCAGGCTCCTCACCATCGACGAGGGCGTGACCGGAGAATGGATTCAGACCTCCAGCCCCGTCTGGTCTTCCCCAGCCCTCGCGGATATCGATGGCGACGGGGAGCTGGAGATCGTGGTGGGGACGAATGAGGGGCGGCTCTACGTCTTCAACCGGGATGGCTCGAAGGTTACAGGCTTCCCTAAGAGGGCCGAAGACTACATCCGCTCCTCCCCCGCCGTCGAAGACCTGGACGGCGACGGTCTCCTGGATATCGTCGTCGGCTCCGACGACGGCAGGCTCTACGCCTGGAACGGCCGGGGCGAGGAGCTCTCCGGCTTTCCCCGGCTCACCTCTAACTCCGTCTGGTCCTCTCCCGCCATCGGAGACCTGGACGGCGACAGCGGCCTCGAGGTGGTGGTGGGGTCGACCGACCGGGGGATATACGCCTTCAACGGAGACGGATCCCCCGTCTGCGGCTATCCGCTGATCACCTCCAACTCCGTCTGGTCCTCTCCCGCCATCGGAGACCTGGACGGCGACGGTCTCTTGGATAGCGTCATCGGCTCCTCGAAGATGGGGACTGACATCTTGGCGATCTTCCTGGGGCTTTACACCGGCCAGGTCTACGCCGTCGACGGCCTGGGATCCCTTCTGCCGGGATACCCCGTCGACCTGAGCAGCCCCTCCCTCACCGACCTCTCCGGCAGCGCCATAGGATACTCGTCTCCGATCCTCGCGGACCTGGACGGTGACGGCAGCCTCGAGATCGTCATCGGCGCCAGCGACGGTCTCTACGCCCTGACCCGGGTGGGGGAGGATTACAGGGGGTTTCCGCGGAAGACGACAGGGTCTCTCCAGGACAGCTTCATCGCCGCAGGGGACGTGGACGGTGACGGGGAGGTCGAGATCGTGGGTGGAGCCACCGACGGCAGGCTCTACCTCTGGAGGAGCGACGGCTCCGATCATCCCGGCTTCCCCATCCAGACCGGCGGTTATGTCAAGAACATCGCCCTGGCGGATATCGATGGCGACGGCCAGCAGGAGATCATAGGAGGCTCCCTGGACAACCGGGTCCACGCCTGGAGGCTGGACGGAACAGAGGTGGATGGCTTTCCCAAGGTCACCCTGGGGAACGTCGACACGACCCCGGCGATCGCCGATCTGGAGGGTGACGGCGTCCTCGATATGGTGGCGGGGTCTGACGACGGCAGGATATACATCTGGGAGATCTCCGGCGCCTTCGGAGACCACGAGTGGCCCATGGTGAGGCAGAACCTCCGCCACACCGGCACCTTGCTGCTCCAATAG
- the aroA gene encoding 3-phosphoshikimate 1-carboxyvinyltransferase, with the protein MIASVERSQVSGEVSVPPSKSYTHRAITISALGPGGSVKRPLLSADTRATIRAAEAFGAEIAIEGETLAVAGVGGGPKTPENVIDVENSGTTLRIMAAVAALTDGAVLTGDASIRRRPNGPLLRSLGDLGAEAFSIRKNDCAPLVVRGRIKGGRTVLDGSVSSQFLSALLISCPLAEEDSEIEIKGELKSRPYAEITLEMLEEAGAVIETDFQRFSLRGGQSYDLGGYTVPGDFSSASYLLAAAAVTGSRLTVRGLRPSNQGDSAIVSILQEMGAKISWDRSEGVLEIEGRDLSGVEVDASLTPDLVPTIAVLGAVAEGRTVVRNAEHVRHKETDRLRAMAVELSKMGAKISERPDGLVIEGGGLRGARVNGHHDHRIVMAMTVAGLVAGDTMVETAEAVSVSYPGFFEEMARIGATVEVGGE; encoded by the coding sequence ATGATAGCATCTGTCGAGCGCTCGCAGGTTTCGGGGGAGGTCTCGGTCCCGCCCTCCAAGAGCTACACCCACCGGGCGATCACCATCAGCGCCCTGGGACCCGGCGGCTCCGTCAAGAGACCGCTATTATCCGCCGACACCAGGGCCACCATCCGGGCCGCCGAGGCCTTCGGGGCGGAGATCGCGATAGAGGGCGAAACGCTGGCGGTGGCCGGCGTTGGAGGTGGGCCGAAGACCCCGGAGAACGTCATCGACGTCGAGAACTCCGGAACCACCCTCCGGATCATGGCGGCGGTGGCGGCCCTCACCGACGGGGCGGTCCTCACCGGGGACGCCTCCATCCGGCGGAGGCCCAACGGCCCCCTCCTCAGATCTCTAGGGGACCTGGGGGCGGAGGCCTTCTCGATAAGGAAGAACGACTGCGCCCCCCTGGTGGTCCGGGGGAGGATCAAGGGCGGTAGGACCGTCCTCGACGGGAGCGTCAGCTCCCAGTTCCTATCGGCCCTCCTCATATCCTGCCCCCTCGCCGAGGAGGACTCCGAGATCGAGATTAAGGGCGAGCTCAAGAGCCGCCCCTACGCCGAGATCACCCTCGAGATGCTGGAGGAGGCAGGTGCCGTGATAGAGACCGATTTTCAGAGGTTCTCCCTCCGGGGCGGCCAGAGCTACGACCTGGGCGGCTACACCGTCCCCGGCGACTTCTCCTCCGCCTCCTACCTCCTGGCGGCGGCGGCGGTCACCGGATCGCGCCTCACGGTCCGGGGCCTCCGCCCCTCTAATCAGGGGGACTCGGCGATAGTATCCATCCTCCAGGAGATGGGGGCTAAGATCTCCTGGGACCGGTCAGAGGGGGTTCTCGAGATCGAGGGGCGCGACCTATCGGGGGTCGAGGTGGACGCGAGCCTCACCCCCGACCTCGTCCCCACCATAGCGGTCCTGGGGGCGGTGGCTGAAGGACGGACCGTCGTCAGAAACGCAGAGCACGTCCGCCACAAGGAGACCGACAGGCTCAGGGCGATGGCGGTGGAGCTCTCCAAGATGGGGGCTAAGATATCAGAAAGGCCCGACGGCCTGGTGATCGAGGGTGGAGGGCTTCGGGGAGCCAGGGTGAACGGCCATCACGACCACAGGATAGTGATGGCCATGACGGTGGCGGGGCTCGTCGCGGGAGATACGATGGTGGAGACCGCCGAGGCCGTCTCCGTCTCCTACCCCGGCTTCTTCGAGGAGATGGCGAGGATCGGCGCCACCGTCGAGGTCGGCGGAGAATGA
- a CDS encoding RNA polymerase Rpb4 family protein, which yields MIVKSILSEDLMTLAEVKEALEEIRLRRAEEPEELGYELRRAIKHAEIFSKGEAAESRKMVEELMGLEKMTNEIAIKIADIRPKTKDEIRALYAKERFTLLDEDLDAILDVVLRG from the coding sequence ATGATCGTCAAGAGCATTCTGAGCGAGGATCTGATGACCCTCGCCGAGGTGAAGGAGGCCCTGGAGGAGATAAGGCTCCGGAGGGCCGAGGAGCCGGAGGAGCTCGGCTACGAGCTGAGAAGGGCGATCAAGCACGCCGAGATCTTCTCCAAGGGCGAGGCGGCCGAGAGCAGAAAGATGGTCGAGGAGCTCATGGGGCTGGAGAAGATGACCAATGAGATCGCGATCAAGATCGCCGACATCCGGCCAAAGACCAAGGACGAGATCAGGGCCCTCTACGCCAAGGAGAGGTTCACCCTCCTGGACGAGGACCTGGACGCGATCCTCGACGTGGTTCTGAGAGGATGA
- a CDS encoding S8 family serine peptidase: MRLISFILISLSALAILASPSTSGICDGDGRALYGGLLASGTGPAPAEGEALSSPQIGARDDGKTPLGCVLSDEGGSMGIDGSMDEEGSEPVLDSHSLRRMMDITGISALHARNITGRGLTIALLDSQFYCDPETAGKLNADIVTLYDDESYGKDEVHGIACAELISSIAPGVKIYLVDVGITEEGVARAVERLLELEERIDIVSCSSDFPFGGFDGEDAVCQDVEKMTSNGTLWINAAGNEALCHWSGEFKDPDGNGYLNFSPEDESINLTLERGKEVSIWLSWKDDWEAAALDYDLRLDHPGRGRSVSDNPQRGYMGQKPVETIRLVAPRGGTYQIKIRSYDGADHPGRLHLFTTCDLDEHQVQNTSIGILGCCRNVVTVGAINISTLEIQPYSSRGPTEDGRQKPDLMAPDNVTTSSYATEGFVGTSAAAPFVAGCAALVLELFKDDPDLDVRRVLLESATDLGPPGPDEICGWGLVNLSNLEVNI; this comes from the coding sequence ATGAGACTTATATCGTTTATACTCATCAGTCTTTCAGCTCTGGCGATCCTCGCCTCTCCATCAACATCCGGGATTTGCGATGGAGATGGTCGGGCCCTTTACGGAGGCCTCCTCGCCTCCGGAACTGGCCCTGCCCCGGCGGAGGGAGAAGCTCTGTCCTCTCCTCAGATCGGCGCAAGGGACGACGGCAAGACCCCCCTAGGATGTGTTTTGTCGGACGAAGGCGGATCGATGGGTATAGACGGATCTATGGACGAGGAGGGATCTGAGCCGGTTCTGGACTCCCATTCCCTCCGGCGGATGATGGATATTACGGGGATATCCGCCCTCCACGCCCGGAATATCACGGGTCGGGGGTTGACAATCGCCCTCCTGGACAGCCAGTTCTACTGCGACCCCGAGACCGCCGGAAAGCTCAACGCCGATATCGTCACCCTCTACGATGATGAGAGCTACGGCAAGGATGAGGTCCACGGGATCGCCTGCGCCGAGCTGATCTCCTCGATAGCCCCGGGGGTCAAGATCTACCTGGTGGACGTGGGGATCACCGAGGAGGGGGTAGCCCGGGCGGTGGAGAGGCTCCTGGAGCTGGAGGAGAGGATCGACATCGTATCCTGCTCCTCGGACTTCCCCTTCGGGGGGTTCGACGGCGAGGACGCCGTCTGCCAGGATGTCGAGAAGATGACCTCCAACGGGACCCTCTGGATCAATGCCGCCGGAAACGAGGCGCTCTGCCACTGGTCCGGCGAGTTCAAAGATCCCGACGGCAACGGTTATCTCAACTTCTCGCCGGAGGACGAGAGCATCAACCTCACTCTGGAGAGGGGGAAAGAAGTCTCCATCTGGCTCAGCTGGAAGGACGATTGGGAGGCTGCGGCCCTCGATTACGACCTCCGCCTCGATCATCCTGGCCGGGGGCGGTCCGTCTCCGACAACCCCCAGAGGGGATACATGGGCCAAAAGCCGGTGGAGACGATCCGCCTCGTCGCCCCCAGGGGCGGAACCTATCAGATAAAGATCCGGAGCTACGACGGCGCCGATCATCCCGGTCGGCTCCACCTCTTCACCACCTGCGACCTCGATGAGCACCAGGTCCAAAATACCAGCATCGGTATCCTGGGATGCTGCCGAAACGTCGTCACCGTCGGGGCGATCAACATATCCACCCTGGAGATCCAGCCTTACAGCTCCCGGGGCCCCACTGAGGACGGCCGTCAGAAACCCGATCTGATGGCCCCGGACAACGTGACGACCTCCTCCTACGCGACCGAGGGGTTCGTGGGGACTTCGGCCGCTGCCCCCTTTGTGGCGGGATGCGCCGCCCTGGTCCTGGAGCTCTTCAAGGACGATCCCGACCTGGATGTCAGGAGGGTCCTTTTGGAGAGCGCCACGGACCTGGGGCCGCCCGGCCCCGACGAGATCTGCGGGTGGGGCCTGGTTAACCTGAGCAACCTGGAAGTGAATATATGA
- the rsmA gene encoding 16S rRNA (adenine(1518)-N(6)/adenine(1519)-N(6))-dimethyltransferase RsmA, whose amino-acid sequence MKKLGQHFLIDRRVLSRIGDYASLGRSDAVLEVGPGTGNLTRVLSERAGSVYAIEVDPALASSLEGRFENVSIIRGDALRVPLPEYNKIVSNLPYQISSKITFRLLARPFDLAVLMYQREFAERMVAPPGTRERGRLSLNVAFWAEAEVLETVPRGAFSPRPQVESAIVRLRPRKTPAPVDWAGFEALTRGLFSMRRKKIKRALAAMKVPPDALSRIDPAVLERRPEELSLEEVVDMAEAISGR is encoded by the coding sequence TTGAAGAAGCTAGGCCAGCATTTTCTCATCGACCGGCGGGTCCTTTCCAGGATCGGAGATTACGCCTCCCTCGGCCGCAGTGACGCCGTCCTGGAGGTCGGGCCGGGGACCGGAAACCTCACCCGCGTCCTCTCGGAGCGGGCGGGGAGCGTCTATGCCATAGAGGTCGACCCGGCCCTGGCGTCGTCCCTGGAGGGGCGCTTTGAGAACGTCTCGATCATCCGAGGCGACGCCCTCCGGGTCCCCCTGCCAGAGTACAATAAAATCGTCTCGAACCTCCCCTACCAGATCTCCTCCAAGATCACCTTCAGGCTCCTGGCGAGGCCCTTCGACCTTGCCGTCCTGATGTACCAGCGGGAGTTCGCCGAGAGGATGGTGGCGCCGCCGGGGACGAGGGAACGCGGGAGGCTCTCCCTCAACGTCGCCTTCTGGGCCGAGGCCGAGGTCCTGGAGACCGTTCCCCGGGGGGCCTTCTCCCCCAGGCCCCAGGTCGAGTCTGCTATCGTCCGCCTTCGGCCCCGGAAGACGCCGGCCCCCGTCGACTGGGCAGGCTTCGAAGCCCTCACCCGGGGCCTCTTCTCCATGAGGAGGAAGAAGATCAAAAGAGCCCTCGCCGCCATGAAGGTCCCCCCCGATGCCCTGTCGCGCATCGACCCCGCCGTTCTGGAGAGGAGGCCGGAGGAGCTCTCCCTGGAGGAGGTCGTCGATATGGCGGAGGCCATATCGGGCCGGTGA
- a CDS encoding 30S ribosomal protein S13 has product MAEENEELKHIVRIMNTDLNGHQPVQMALTGITGMGRRNARLLAQKAEIEPTETLGKLSDEAISRLREIVESAQEHLPVWMKNRRKDLLTGEDRHVMGTDLVMALREEMDIIRKTRSYRGIRHERGLRVRGQKTRSTGRRGATVGVSRKKK; this is encoded by the coding sequence TTGGCAGAAGAGAATGAAGAGCTGAAACATATAGTGCGCATAATGAACACCGACCTCAACGGTCACCAGCCCGTTCAGATGGCGCTCACAGGCATCACCGGCATGGGAAGAAGGAACGCCCGGCTCCTAGCCCAGAAGGCGGAGATCGAACCCACCGAGACCCTGGGAAAGCTCTCGGACGAGGCGATATCCAGGCTGAGGGAGATCGTCGAGTCGGCCCAGGAGCACCTCCCGGTCTGGATGAAGAACAGGAGGAAGGACCTCCTCACCGGAGAGGACCGCCACGTCATGGGTACCGATCTCGTCATGGCCCTGAGGGAAGAGATGGATATCATCAGGAAGACCCGCAGCTATAGAGGGATCAGGCACGAGCGCGGCCTCCGGGTCCGGGGCCAGAAGACCAGGTCCACA
- a CDS encoding tRNA pseudouridine(54/55) synthase Pus10, with the protein MSTIDKNKEVADLAEGARRILRLGPICDSCLGRQFAMLSTGLTNAGRGEAIKTFLSMAGSMDEGGREILEELGPSSKSARLKLGLPGEGERCWVCLGEMEPARLDRWAEAAERELRHLEHETFLVGTRMSGLLAENEELILADGGSRHAEPMKSELNREVGKRIAERTGKATSFTSPDVLAVLDLEEGAVEVQVSSLYIQGRYRKLVRGFPQTRWPCRDCGGSGCEACGFTGRRYQESVDELIRDPIIEAARCEDTVFHGSGREDIDARMLGTGRPFVVEAVSPRVRTLDLARLKEEINRRASGKVEVSDLEFTGKETVEGLKKALFEKSYSMVVELGEEVPEEKLKSVLDKLVGLVEQRTPTRVSHRRADRVRRREVLEMRLDQLSGKTAKMTLRGTSGLYVKELVSGDGGRTKPSLSGLLEVEARVAELDVINVGGEADAQVTRNTETD; encoded by the coding sequence ATGAGCACGATTGATAAGAATAAAGAGGTCGCCGACCTCGCGGAGGGGGCGAGGAGGATCCTCCGCCTCGGCCCCATCTGCGACAGCTGCCTTGGCCGGCAGTTCGCGATGCTATCGACGGGCTTGACTAACGCCGGGAGGGGGGAGGCGATAAAGACCTTCCTCTCCATGGCCGGCTCCATGGACGAAGGAGGCCGGGAGATCCTGGAGGAGCTCGGCCCAAGCTCGAAGAGCGCAAGGCTGAAGCTTGGCCTTCCGGGGGAGGGCGAGAGGTGCTGGGTCTGTCTCGGGGAGATGGAGCCGGCGAGGCTCGACCGGTGGGCCGAGGCCGCCGAGAGGGAGCTTCGCCACCTCGAGCACGAGACCTTCCTCGTTGGCACCAGGATGAGCGGCCTCCTCGCCGAGAACGAGGAGCTGATCCTCGCGGACGGCGGCTCCCGCCACGCCGAGCCGATGAAGTCGGAGCTGAACCGCGAGGTGGGAAAGAGGATCGCCGAGAGGACGGGGAAGGCGACGAGCTTCACCTCTCCCGACGTCCTCGCGGTCCTGGACCTGGAGGAGGGAGCGGTGGAGGTCCAGGTCTCCTCCCTCTACATCCAGGGGAGGTACAGAAAGCTCGTCCGGGGCTTTCCCCAGACGAGGTGGCCATGCCGCGATTGCGGCGGGAGTGGCTGCGAGGCTTGCGGCTTCACCGGCCGGAGGTATCAGGAGTCGGTGGACGAGCTGATAAGAGACCCCATCATCGAGGCGGCCAGGTGCGAGGACACCGTCTTCCACGGCTCGGGGAGGGAGGACATCGACGCCCGGATGCTGGGGACGGGACGGCCCTTTGTGGTGGAGGCGGTCTCCCCCCGGGTGAGGACCCTAGATCTCGCCCGCCTCAAAGAGGAGATCAACCGGCGGGCCTCCGGGAAGGTGGAGGTGAGCGACCTCGAGTTCACCGGGAAGGAGACCGTCGAAGGGCTGAAGAAGGCCCTCTTCGAGAAGAGCTACTCGATGGTGGTGGAGCTCGGAGAGGAGGTACCAGAAGAAAAGCTTAAATCAGTTCTGGACAAACTGGTCGGCTTGGTTGAACAGCGCACCCCCACCCGGGTATCTCACCGCCGGGCCGACAGGGTCCGGAGGAGGGAGGTCCTCGAGATGAGGCTTGACCAGCTCTCGGGGAAGACCGCGAAGATGACCCTCCGGGGAACGAGCGGCCTTTACGTAAAGGAGCTGGTCAGCGGAGACGGCGGAAGGACGAAGCCGAGCCTCTCGGGACTCCTCGAGGTCGAGGCGAGGGTGGCGGAGCTGGACGTTATAAACGTAGGTGGAGAGGCAGATGCCCAAGTCACACGGAATACGGAAACGGACTAG
- a CDS encoding damage-control phosphatase ARMT1 family protein, with product MRIGSGCYSCILDRAKFEADLLFSDDAEKMEAMEELLDFIVCHKREVPSVVGTERERIMKRRSKNPDPYREMKAESNRVATALLPLTERFYDLSEEKLEALIRIAAAANSMEWGVKGHDFDVDSFEEVFFDTLKENLDGDLEEARRRIDRFSRVLYLTDNAGEVVFDLFVIGKLEEMGKAVVIGPKTEPILNDVTSDELRSMTTLPLEPTGPVIGLSLEEARPELLDLLMDEGVLVIAKGMGNFETMTEFDDMLAGRLIYVMRAKCDPVADALGVPRGSLVVRSV from the coding sequence ATGAGGATAGGCTCAGGCTGCTACAGCTGCATCCTCGACCGGGCCAAGTTCGAGGCCGACCTCCTCTTCTCCGACGATGCCGAGAAGATGGAGGCCATGGAGGAGCTCCTCGACTTCATCGTCTGTCATAAAAGAGAGGTCCCCTCGGTGGTGGGGACCGAGAGGGAGAGGATCATGAAGAGGAGGAGCAAAAACCCCGACCCCTATCGGGAGATGAAGGCCGAGAGCAACCGGGTGGCGACCGCCCTCCTCCCCCTGACGGAGAGGTTTTACGACCTGTCCGAGGAGAAGCTGGAGGCCCTGATCAGGATCGCCGCCGCCGCCAACTCCATGGAGTGGGGGGTGAAGGGGCACGACTTCGACGTCGACTCCTTCGAGGAGGTCTTCTTTGACACCCTCAAAGAGAACCTCGACGGCGACCTGGAGGAGGCCCGCCGACGGATAGACCGTTTCAGTAGGGTCCTCTACCTCACCGACAACGCCGGGGAGGTGGTCTTCGACCTCTTCGTCATCGGTAAGCTGGAAGAGATGGGAAAGGCCGTCGTCATCGGACCCAAGACCGAGCCCATATTAAACGACGTCACCTCTGATGAGCTTAGATCGATGACCACCCTCCCCCTGGAGCCTACGGGCCCCGTCATCGGCCTCTCCCTGGAGGAGGCGAGGCCCGAGCTCCTCGACCTCCTCATGGACGAGGGGGTCCTCGTCATCGCCAAGGGGATGGGAAACTTCGAGACGATGACCGAGTTCGACGATATGCTGGCGGGGAGGCTGATCTACGTCATGAGGGCCAAGTGCGATCCCGTCGCCGATGCCCTGGGAGTCCCCCGGGGGAGCCTGGTGGTGAGGTCGGTCTAG
- a CDS encoding DUF655 domain-containing protein — protein MTSERPPRREEIAWVLDYLPYGHVSDSMGRFQKRPLIQGVGERDFVLMEMAPKEGAVPEIGVRAVLVGKDRPIVDRVNRRIGYEELSQGARVELPYAIQKIVLDKEAYYLRFFNEAGPLTTRMHALELLPGIGKKLMWAILNERKKGPFKSFEDLSERVKGIYNPEKLLAKRIEDEIADDRIKYRIFTADPRRR, from the coding sequence ATGACCTCGGAGAGACCCCCACGGCGCGAAGAGATAGCTTGGGTCTTGGATTACCTCCCCTACGGGCACGTATCGGACTCCATGGGCAGGTTTCAGAAGAGGCCCCTCATCCAGGGGGTGGGGGAGAGGGACTTCGTCCTGATGGAGATGGCCCCCAAGGAGGGGGCGGTCCCCGAGATCGGCGTCAGGGCCGTCCTGGTGGGAAAAGACCGGCCTATCGTCGACCGGGTCAACCGGAGGATCGGCTACGAGGAGCTCTCCCAGGGGGCGAGGGTGGAGCTACCCTACGCCATCCAGAAGATCGTCCTGGATAAGGAGGCGTACTACCTCCGCTTCTTCAACGAGGCGGGGCCGCTTACGACGAGGATGCACGCCCTGGAGCTCCTCCCCGGCATCGGGAAGAAGCTGATGTGGGCGATCTTGAACGAGCGGAAGAAGGGCCCCTTCAAGAGCTTTGAAGACCTATCGGAGCGGGTCAAGGGGATATACAACCCCGAGAAGCTTCTGGCAAAGCGGATCGAGGACGAGATCGCGGACGATCGGATCAAGTACCGGATCTTCACCGCGGATCCGCGCCGGCGATGA
- a CDS encoding PAC2 family protein → MSQKIFGPCVCIGGMPGIGSVGKVAADYIAAALESITFQLMVSTGFPPEVPVEDGLARALQVELKAPEGRDDLIILCGDAQPLKPPHMYNLAGEILKVLASYEVTDLVTLAAYVGTSEDTVYGVATDPDLALALEGGGVTLLRSGIVGGLNGILVGLAPLYGIRGVCLMGKTDGEKAVDLAAAENLIGATSDLLGLEISTEVLGWSRQEEPKDGEDGESKRRRRDEEDPAGYA, encoded by the coding sequence ATGTCCCAGAAGATCTTCGGACCCTGCGTCTGCATCGGCGGCATGCCCGGCATCGGCAGCGTCGGTAAGGTGGCGGCAGATTACATAGCAGCCGCCCTGGAGTCGATCACCTTCCAGCTGATGGTCTCCACCGGATTCCCCCCCGAGGTCCCGGTGGAGGATGGGTTGGCGAGGGCCCTCCAGGTGGAGCTGAAGGCTCCGGAGGGGAGGGACGACCTCATAATCCTATGCGGGGACGCCCAGCCCCTGAAGCCGCCCCACATGTACAACCTGGCGGGAGAGATCCTGAAGGTCCTCGCCTCCTACGAAGTGACGGATCTCGTGACCCTCGCCGCCTACGTCGGAACCTCTGAGGATACGGTCTACGGCGTCGCCACCGATCCCGACCTCGCCCTCGCCCTGGAAGGGGGCGGCGTCACCCTCCTCCGAAGCGGGATCGTCGGAGGCCTCAACGGGATCCTCGTCGGCCTAGCCCCCCTCTACGGGATCCGGGGCGTCTGCCTCATGGGGAAGACCGATGGGGAGAAGGCCGTCGACCTGGCGGCGGCCGAGAACCTGATCGGGGCCACAAGCGACCTCTTGGGGCTCGAGATCTCGACGGAGGTCCTGGGCTGGAGCCGTCAGGAGGAGCCGAAGGATGGGGAGGACGGGGAATCGAAGCGTCGTCGTCGGGATGAGGAGGATCCGGCGGGGTATGCATGA
- a CDS encoding 50S ribosomal protein L21e, with product MPKSHGIRKRTRDRLSKSVRERGISPVSRAIQDFDDGQMVHIVLDPSIHRGMPNPKFHGKTGKVLGRRGRAYVLEVRDGNAKKTVVSLPEHLKPQN from the coding sequence ATGCCCAAGTCACACGGAATACGGAAACGGACTAGAGATAGGCTGAGCAAATCGGTCAGAGAGCGGGGGATCTCCCCCGTCAGCAGGGCGATCCAGGACTTCGACGATGGCCAGATGGTCCACATCGTCCTCGACCCGAGCATCCACAGGGGGATGCCGAACCCCAAGTTCCACGGTAAGACCGGCAAGGTATTGGGCCGAAGGGGGAGGGCTTACGTCCTGGAAGTGAGGGACGGAAACGCCAAGAAGACGGTGGTATCCCTTCCGGAACATCTGAAACCCCAGAATTGA
- the trmY gene encoding tRNA (pseudouridine(54)-N(1))-methyltransferase TrmY has protein sequence MRSFVVVGNLATTTPDFSLEDLPGTSGRIDILCRCINSAFVLSHGIRRDVQIYLILRGGGAPKTVRLQGRDLRHLNPDERTTAALLKKALALEADFAWTKSTPGISVRAGDLADLPIRAEGRTYYLREDGSDHRGLPLAGDGTFVLGDHIGLSEEDEAFLAGLGAEIVSVGPKSLHADHCIVLLNNELDRREGPSHPAGGRERATKGDE, from the coding sequence ATGCGAAGCTTCGTAGTGGTGGGAAACCTCGCGACGACGACGCCGGACTTCTCCCTCGAGGATCTCCCCGGCACCTCAGGACGGATCGACATCCTCTGCCGTTGCATCAACTCAGCCTTCGTCCTCTCCCACGGGATCCGAAGGGACGTCCAGATCTACCTGATCCTCCGAGGAGGCGGTGCCCCAAAAACCGTTCGGCTCCAGGGGCGGGACCTCCGCCACCTCAACCCCGACGAGAGGACGACGGCGGCGCTCCTGAAGAAGGCCCTCGCCCTGGAGGCGGACTTTGCCTGGACGAAGTCGACGCCGGGGATCTCCGTCCGGGCCGGAGACCTGGCGGACCTCCCGATCCGGGCCGAGGGGAGGACCTACTATTTAAGGGAGGACGGATCTGACCATCGAGGCCTCCCCCTGGCTGGAGACGGGACCTTCGTCCTCGGAGACCACATCGGCCTATCGGAGGAGGACGAGGCCTTCCTCGCCGGCCTGGGGGCTGAGATCGTCTCCGTGGGGCCGAAGAGCCTCCACGCCGACCACTGCATCGTCCTATTAAATAACGAGCTGGACCGGAGGGAGGGGCCGTCCCACCCGGCCGGAGGACGAGAGAGGGCGACGAAGGGGGACGAATAA